The sequence ACGCGGCCGCACGCTGACGTCGTTCCCCAGTATTCGCACTGACCTGCGTAACGCCGGCGCCACCGTGGTCGACCAAGAAGTAGTGGTCGACAACGGCCTGGTTTCCAGCCGGAACCCGGACGACCTGCCGGCGTTCTGCCGTGAGGTCGTGCGCTCGTTCGCGGGCTGAGTCCTTTGTAGACATTCACCCGGACGGGTGCCTTAAGTCCCGCTTAAATTTGTTGGCATTCGGCACCCCGGCGGAGGACGCTGAGGGTGTGACGAGGATCGCCCGGCGAGAGGAGGTGGACGCGATGACGGTGCAGGCAAGACGCTACGGCCGCTGGTGCCGTGAGCACTTCGACGCGATCGCCTCCGAGGGCGTTCCGGTGCCCCGCGGCGCCGAACCGCCGGACCAGGCCCGGCCGGAGCACGAACCGGAGCCGGCTCAGCCGGTGGCGGAACAGCCGCAGAGCTGACGAACGTGAAGAAGGCCTCCCCGACTTGGCCGGGGAGGCCTTCTTCGTGGTCTTGGTCAGCGGTAGCTGCGGCGGTACCAGACCCGCCGCGGGCCCGGCACCCCGATGCGCGTGATCACGTCGGTCAGGATCGCGCCGATGACCAGCCAGATCACCGCCGCGAGGCCGTCGTTGAGGAAGGTCGCCAGCTTGTCCGAATCCGGCGTGAACAGGTTGCGCAAGCCCAGTGACACACCGGACGACCATTCGCTGATCAGGTGCGCGAAGCCGTTCGCCGAGTTCGCCTCGCCGATGACCAGGACGATGTGCACGGCCAGGACCAGCGCGAACACCGCGCACACGAGGTGGATCAAGGCGTTGACCGTGCGGACGGCCCGGATGCGCGGATGCGTCCGCTCCACGACTTCTTCCGTCGTGGCCGGTTCGTAGCGCGGTTCGTACGGCTCCGGGGGCGGGGGATACGGCATCGTCGCCGTCCTTTCGACTGTCCGATGTGGACGTATCTGGGCGTACGGTGGCTCCGGGGAAATACCCGTCACCCGGGTGAGCGAACCGCGCGTTCCTCAAACTTCCCAAAACGGTGCGATGATGGGGTAGTTTGGGGAACTCAAGGAGGCTCATGGCGCAGGACGTCTTCTCCGTCGAACAGGTCGCCGCGAGGCTCGGCCTGCACGTCCGGACGGTCCGGAACTACGTGCGGGACGGGCGGCTGAAGGCGGTCCGGATCGGCAAGCAGTACCGGATCACCGCCGAGGACCTCGAGGCGTTCACCGGGCTGCCGGTCGCCGGGCAGGCCGCGGCGGCGACGGCCGAGCTGTCGGGCGTCGTCGAGATCGGCGGTCTCGACCGGGCCGGGGCCGACCGGATTGCGTCGATGGTCGTGGCCTCGGTCAATGGTCCGCGGGGTGGGGGTGAGCGGCCGGTGCGCGCGGAGACCATCTACGACGCCGACCGCGCCACGATGAAGATCATCGTGCTCGGCGACCTCGCCGCGGGCGCTGACTTGCTGCGGTGGGTGGCTTCGGTCGCCGAGAACCTGACGTGATCGCCCGGCGCCCCGCTGGGCCGCGCGACGGAATCCCGCGCGGAGCGGGCAACCCGGCCCCGCCCGGGACGTCCACGTGATCATGAGAATCCCGGCGCTGCTGGCGTCCGTCCTCGCCCTCCTGGCCGTGTCCGGTCTTCCCGCGGAAGCGGAAACCGCCGTACCAGCCGGATTCCGGCCCGCGTCGACGAGCTGGACCGGTCCGGACACCGGCTACGTCCTCGGCTATGCGCCGTGCGCGAAGACGAAGACGTGGTGCCCGGCGCTGCTCGGCACGACGGACGGCGGCACGCACTGGCGGCGGCTGGGTGCGCCCCCGCTGCCGTTGCCGGACAACCACAACCACGTCGCGCTGACGGCCGTCAGCGCGCGCGTCGCGTACGTCAGCGACGGCGTCCACGTCCGCACGACCCGGGACGGCGGCGCGAGCTGGCACCCGGTCGGCCTGATCGGCGCGCGCGAGCCGTACTACCTCTCGAAGATCGCCGAAACCGGGGGCCGCGTGTTCGCGGTGCTCACCACCTACGGCGAGGGCCGCGGCTCGACGCGGCTGTACTCCGCGGCCGCCGGTTCGCCGGTGCTCGCGCCGGTGCCCGGGTTCGCCGTCACCGGGTCCCTGACCTACGGCGATCTCTCCGTCGGCGGCGGTGTGCAGGTCGCGCTCGGCGCGGACTACGGGACGGAGGAGTACTGGACCTCCCGCGATGGCGTCCGCTTCACCCGGGCCGATCCGCCGTGCCCGGACGGGACCGTCGCTTCGCTCGCCAACGTGCGGGAACGGCAGGTCGTGGCGCTGTGCAGCAGCAGTCCCGGGTCGCCGCAGCCCGGCTCGACCGAACGTCGGCTGCGGCACGCCCCGCAGCTCGGCGGGGCGTTCAGCGGGAGCGACGCGGCGCCGTACACCGGGATCACCCAGGGGTTCGGCGCGGCTTCGCCGACGTCCGCGACGGTCGCCGCGGTGGGTGGGGGTGTCGGGTTCCTGCACCGCACGGCCGACGGCGGGCGCACCTGGACGACGACGGCGCTGTCCGAGCGCGGGCTCGGGCTGGCCGATCTCGACTTCCCCGGCCGCGGCACCGGGGTCGTCGTGGACGGTCAGCCGGATGCCGCAGACGGTTCGGCCGTGTACCGCACCACGGACGGCGGAATCTCTTGGGGCGAGCTGCGTTTCGGGCAATAGTCCCTGGCAGCTAAGGCCCTTCGGCCTGGTTCACTTGGTCACCGGCATGTCGTAGGCTGAGCACCGTCCGTTGCCGGACACGGTGAGCGAAGCCCGCACAGGGCGCCGTCCGCCGCGCGCAGAGTGGGAGATCAGCCGATGACGCCTGGCGACCTGCGTCCCGGAACCGAGGGCGGTTCGGCCGCGCTCGATTTCAGCAAGGCGAGCCTGGCCCGGTTGTCCGACGCGCTGCTCGGCGGGCACGACCACTACGAGGTCGACCGCGAGGCGATGCGGCGCCTGCTGGCCATCGCACCCGGCGCGCGCACGATGGCGAAGGAGCACCGCGACTGGCTGGTGCGCGCGGTGCGGTTCCTGGCCGGCAAGCGCGGCATCGACCAGTTCCTCGACCTGGGTTCCGGCATGCCGACCGCGGAAAACACCCACCAGGTGGCCCAGCGGTACAACCCGGACGCGCAGGTGGTCTACGTCGACAACGACCCGGTGGTGCAGGTGCACGGCCGGGCCCTGCTCGAAGAGAACTACCTGACCCACGTGACGGGCGCGGACCTGACCCGCCCGGCCGATACCCTCGGCGACGACGTCGTCAAGGAGTACCTCGACTTCTCCCGGCCGGTCGCGCTGATCCTGACGTCGATCATCCACCACATCGACGACTACGACCGCGCGAAGAAGATCGTCGGGGAGTACGTCCAGGCGCTCGCGCCCGGCTCGTACCTGCTGCTCACGCACAACTTCGACCCGGAAGAGGACTCGCCGCGACAGGAGCTCGCGCGGCTGCTGGAGACCAGCTTCCAGGGCACCGGCCTCGGCAGCGTCTACCGCACGCGGGAGCAGATCGAGGCGTTCTTCGAAGGCACCGAGCTGCTCCGGCCGGGGCTGGTCTACCTGCACGAATGGTGGCCGGACGGCCCGCGCCTGCACCCGCTGTCCGAGCTGAACTTCCTGACACTGGGCGGAGTCGCCCGCAAGCAGTGACGTGCCCGGGTCGTGAGTGCTGAGTCGGGTTCTAACCCGACTCAGCACTCACGACGGGGTCAGGCGGCGTTGAAGGAGTCCGGGTCCGGGCCGGTGCGCTCACCGCGGTCCAGCGGCGTCAGCGACTCGAGCTCCTCCTCCGTGAGGGTGAACCCGAACAGGTCGAAGTTCTCCGCGATCCGCGACGGCGTCACCGACTTCGGGATGACGACGTTGCCCAGCTGGAGGTGCCAGCGCAGCACGATCTGCGCGGGCGTCCGGCTGTGCTTGACCGCCAGCTCCGCCACCACCGGGTCACCCAGCAGGCTGCCGCCCTTGGCGAGCGGGCTCCACGCCTCCGTCGCGATGCCGTGCTTCGCGTCGAACTCGCGGACCTCCTGCTGCTGCAGGTACGGGTGCAGTTCGATCTGGTTGACCGCCGGGACGACGTCGGAGGCGTCCATCAGCCGCTCGAGGTGCGCCGGCTGGAAGTTGGACACGCCGATCGCGCGGACCCGGCCGTCCCGGTAGAGCTGCTCGAACGCCTTCCACGTGTCCAGGTACTTGTCGCGCTGCGGCGTCGGCCAGTGGATCAGGTACAGGTCGAGCTGCTCCAGGCCGAGCTTGGCCATGCTCTCGTCGAACGCCTTGAGCGTCGTGTCGTAGCCCTGGTTCGCGTTCCACAGCTTGGTCGTGACGAACAGCTCGTCGCGGGCCAGTCCGGACTCGGCGATCGCCTGGCCGACGCCCTTTTCGTTGCCGTAGACGGCGGCGGTGTCGATGCTGCGGTAGCCCGCGTCCAGGGCGGCCTTGACGGCGGTGGTGGTTTCGTCGTCCGGGATCTGGAAGACGCCGTAGCCGAGCTGCGGCATCCGCACGCCGTTGTTGAGTTCGAGCACGGGCACGCTGGTCACGAGGGTTCCTTTCGGTGGGTGGTTCATCGGGCGAGTACCCGTTCCCCGGCTTCGAAACTAGCCGGGCTCCGGCGGTCGAGCAGTCCGGAGACGAGGGCCACGGCGAGGCCGGCCGCGGCGAGCGCGGCGCCGATCCAGTTGGGCGCGGTGTAGCCGAGGCCGGCCTCGATGGCCTGGCCGCCGAGCCACGCGCCGCCCGCGTTGCCGAGGTTGAACGCGGCGATGTTCGCCGCCGAGGCCAGCGCCGGGGCGCCCGCGGCCTTGGCCATCACGCGGGCCTGCAGCGGTGGCACGGTCGCGAAGCCCGCCGCGCCGAACAGCGCGATGGTGATCGCCGCCGGCACCTTCGCGTGCGCGGTGAAGACGAACGCGACCAGCACGATCGCCAGCGCCGCGAGGATCACGTAGAGGCTGGGCATGAGCTTGCGGTCCGCGGCCCGGCCACCCAGCAGGTTGCCGGCGAACAGGCCGCCGCCGAAGAGCACGAGCAGCCAGGTGACGGCCCCGCTGGAGAAGCCCGCGACCTCGGTCATCATCGGCGCGATGTAGGTGAAGGACGCGAACACCCCGGCGAAGCCGAGCGCCGTCATGACCAGCGCGAGCCACACCTGCGGCCGCCGGAACACGGCGAGCTCGCCCCGCAGGCCCGCGTCCGCGGCGGGTTCCTGGTGCGGCACGAGCGCGAGGATGCCGATGGCGCCGGCCACGCCCAGGGCGCTGACCACCCAGAACGTCGAGCGCCAGCCGAAGGCCTGGCCGAGCGCGGTGCCGGCGGGCACGCCGAGGACGTTGGCCACGGTCAGGCCGGTGAACATCAGCGCGATCGCGCTGGCCTGCTTGGCCGGGGCGACGAGCGAGGCGGCGACGACCGAGCCGACGCCGAAGAACGCGCCGTGCGAGAGGGCGGCGACGACCCGGCCGGTCATCAGCAGGCCGTAGCTCGGGGCCAGCGCCGAGAGCACGTTGCCCGCGATGAACAGGCCCATCAGGGCGACCAGCACGGTCTTGCGCGGCACCCGCGAGGCCAGCGCGGTGAGCACGGGCGCGCCGACGACGACGCCGAGCGCGTAGCCCGAGATGAGCAGGCCTGCGGACGGGATCGAGACGCCGAAGTCGGCCGCGACCTCGGGCAGCAGGCCCATGATCACGAACTCGGTGGTGCCGATCCCGAAAGCGCTGATCGCCAGTGCGAGCAGGGCGGCGGGCATGGACTTCCTTCTTCCCGGGGTAGACTGGTTATGGGCGTTGGCAACTACGAGCGTCCGGGATAGTTGCAGACGCCGTATATTGCACGAGCTTGATGGTGCAGCGTGCAAACGGATGCGCGCAAGCCCGGGAGAGGTGAACCGTGTCACTGGACGACGACGCCGTGGAGGCACGCGCGCAGGGCTGGCGCACGCTCGCCGCGCTCCACGCGCGGATCGAGGACAAGCTGCAGCGCGCGCTCGAGCGCGACCACGAGCTGTCGGTGAGTGAGTACACCGTGCTCGACGTGCTGGCCCGCCAGGACGGCTTCCACCTGCGGATGAACCAGCTCGCCAACGCCGTGGTGCTCAGCCAGTCGGCGACGACGAGGCTGGTGACCCGGCTGGAGGGGCGGGGCCTGCTGGCCCGCTACCTCTGCGCCGACGACCGCCGCGGCATCTACACGGAGGTCACGCCGGCGGGCCAGGCCCTGCTGACCTCGGCCCGTCCGACCCACGACTCGGCGCTGGCGGAAGCACTTGCGGAGGCCGAAGCCTTGCCGGAACTTTCACCTCTGGTCGGCGTGCTGGGCACGCTTTCCGTGCCCTCCTCCTGACGCAAACTTGCGCAAGTTCCCCCGAAACTCCCGCTGAGCGGCGACCTCCCGTTCGGCGGTGCCATTACGGCGTCCGAGCGCCCTAATCCCTGCTCCATCCGTGGGACACTTTTGCTTGTCACGAGCGATAGTTTCGCTGGTCAGCACCGTTTGTCCGGCTTTCGCCCGTTCCCGCTCGTCGTTGACCGGATCGTTTCGCCCGCCCTAATTTGTTGTCCCACCAGACGAACTGGGGTGGTGTCGGCGTGGACTCCTCCTTCGCGCTCAAACCGGTGCGCCCGGCCGACCAGGCCGCCGTCCGGCGGAGCAACCTTTCACTGGTGCTGCGGCACCTGCGCGACGCGGGTCCCCGGTCGCGGGCGGGGATCGCCGCGGACACCGGGCTGAACAAGGGAACCGTGTCCAGCCTCGTCGCCGAACTCGTCGAACGCGGGCTGGTGCGCGAAGGCGACCGCGAGCGCGCCGGCGCGGTGGGGCGGCCGGGCACGATCGTGCGGCTCGACGGCCGCGGGGTCGGCGGGATCGGCGTGGAGATCAACGTCGACTACCTGACCGCGCTCGCCCTCGACCTCACCGGCGCCGTCCTGTTCGAGCAACGCGTCGCGCTGGACGTGGCCGCGCTCCCCGTCGAGAAGGTCCTCGACGCCGGTGCGGAACTGACCGCGCGGGCGCTGCGGGAGTGCCGAAGGCTCGGGGTCATGCCCGCCGGCGTCACCGTCGGCATCCCGGCACTGGTCGACGTCGCGAGTGGCACCGTCGCCTTCGCGCCCAACCTGCACTGGACCGACGTCGGGGTGGTCCGCGGCATCACCGAGCGGCTGACCCGGCGGCTCGGCCCGCCGTCGTTCCCGATCCGCACGGCCAACGACGCGAACCTCGGCGCGCTCGGCGAGTACGCCATGGGCAGCGTCGCGGGCACCGCCGACCTGGTGTACCTGACCGGCGAGATCGGCGTCGGCGGTGGCGTGATCGCCGGGGGACGGCTGCTCGGCGGCGCCGAAGGGTTCTCCGGCGAGATCGGTCACATCCAGCTCGACCCGGCGGGCCAGATCTGCGGCTGCGGGCGCCGCGGCTGCTGGGAAACGCTCGTCGGGCTCGCCGGGATGCTGCGGCTCGCCGCGTCGCCGGGCGACCCCGTGCACGACCCGTCGCTGGACCTCGAACAACGGCTCGACCTGATCCGCCGCCGCGCCGAGCTCAAGGACAAGCGGACGCTCGACGCGCTCGCGCAGGTCGGCACCGGGCTCGGCGTCGGCGCCGCGGTGCTGGTCAACGTCTTCAACCCGCGCGTGGTGCTGCTCGGCGGCTACTTCGCGCAGCTGGGCCCGTACCTGCTCGGCCCGATGCTCGCCGAGCTCGAAAGCCGCGTGATCGCCCCGGGCATCGGCGGCTGCCGTGTCGAGCTGTCCTGGCTCGGGTTCTCCGCGGCCTCGCGCGGCGGCGCGCACGTGGCGCTGCAGGCGGTGTTCGACGACCCGGCGCTGGTCCCGGTCCGCGCGGAGAGGGAGAGTGGGTGACGCCCGTGTCCCTCGACCGGGTGGAAACACTTGATCGAGTCGCGCGATGTAGATCGGGTGGGCGTCCGCGCGCCGGGCGAGGAACCGCCGGTCGCGGGCTGATGTGCCGAACTGCTGGAGGAAGTTATGGGGAAGATCGGTGTCTGGCTGATCGGTGCCCGGGGATCGGTGGCCACGACCGCCATCGCCGGGGCCGCTGCCATGCGCGCGGGACTGGCCGCGCGCACCGGCTGCGTGACCGAGCTGCCGGAGTTCGCCGGGGCTGAGCTGCCCGGCCTGGGGGACCTGGTCTTCGGGGGTCACGACGTCGTCGACACGCCGCTGGTCAAGCGGGCCGAGCACCTGGCCGCGGCGGGCGTCCTGCCGTCGGCGCTGCCCGCCGCCGTGAGCGCGGAGCTGGAGGCGGCCGAGACCCGGCTGCGCCCGGCGCCGTCGGAAGGCGGGCAGGCCGCGGTCGACCGGATCGTCGCGGACCTGACCGAGTTCCGGAAGGGTCTGGACCACGTCGTCGTGGTCAACGTCTCCTCCACCGAACCGCCGTGCGAGCCGCACCCGGCGCACGCTTCCCTGGCCGCGCTGGAAGGCGCGCTGGAGACCCTGCCGCCGAGCGCGCTGTACGCCTACGCGGCCTTCCGCGCCGGCTGTGGCTTTGTCGACTTCACCCCGTCCACCGGCGCGCGGCTGCCCGCGCTCGACGAGCTGGCCCGGGCCGCGGGGCAGCCGTACGCCGGGCGCGACGGCAAGACCGGCGAGACGCTGCTGCGGTCGGTGCTCGCGCCGATGTTCGCCCAGCGCGCGCTGAACGTCGTGGCGTGGTCGGGCACGAACCTGCTCGGCGGGGGTGACGGCGCCACGCTGTCCGACCCCGGCGCGGCGGCCAGCAAGAACGCGTCCAAGCAGCAGGTGCTTTCGCAGAACCTCGGGCGCGACGTCGACGGCGAGGTGCACATCGACTACGTCCCGGCGCTCGGCGACTGGAAGACCGCCTGGGACCACGTGCTGTTCGAGGGGTTCCTCGGCGCGCGCATGACGCTGCAGCTGACCTGGCAGGGCTGCGACTCGGCACTCGCCGCGCCGCTGGTGCTCGACCTCGCCCGGCTGACCGGGAAGGCGTGCCGCGACGGCGTGGCCGGCCCGGTGGCCGAGTTCGGGTTCTTCTTCAAGGATCCTGTCGGCGCGGGGCCGCACGACCTGGCCTCGCAGTACGCGGCCCTGCGCGAGTGGGCGCACCGGTGAAGGCGCTCGTCGAACTCGTCCGCGCCCCCGCGGCGCTGACCGTGCCCGGGGACGCCGTCGCCGGGGCCGCCGCGGCCGGCTGGCCCTTCGGCCGCCGCACGCTGGCGCTGACCGGCGCGTCCGTCTGCATCTACTGGGCGGGCATGGCCCTCAACGACTACGCCGACCGCCACCTCGACGCCATGGAACGGCCCGAGCGGCCGATCCCGTCGGGCCGGGTCTCGCCGGGCGCCGCGCTCGGCGTGGCGACCGGGCTGACCGCGGGCGGGCTGGGCATCGCGGCCGCCGCCGGCGGGAAGCGGGCGCTGCGCGTCGCGCTGCCGCTGGCCGCGACCGTGTGGGCGTACGACTTCGTGCTCAAGGAGACCGCGCTCGGCCCGGCCGCGATGGCCGCCGCCCGCGCGCTCGACGTCCTGCTCGGCGCGGGCGGGGCGAAGCCCGCGCTGCCCGCGGCGCTGACCGTGGGCGCGCACACCTACGCCGTGACGACGTTGTCCCGCTCCGAGGTGCACGGCGCGAAACCCGCGCTGCCCGCGGCCACCCTGGCCGCCACCGCGGGGGTCCGCGTCGCCGCCGGCCGCGTCGGGCCGCTGGCCTCGGCGCTGCTCGGGACGTACGCGCTGACCACCGGGCGGGCGCAGTACGACGCCGTCCGCGACCCGGCCGCACCGAAGATCCGCCGCGCCGTCGGGGCCGGGATCCACGGCATGATCCCGCTGCAGGCCGGGCTGATCGCGCGGACCGGGGCGTGGCGCTCGG is a genomic window of Amycolatopsis lexingtonensis containing:
- a CDS encoding inositol-3-phosphate synthase, with product MGKIGVWLIGARGSVATTAIAGAAAMRAGLAARTGCVTELPEFAGAELPGLGDLVFGGHDVVDTPLVKRAEHLAAAGVLPSALPAAVSAELEAAETRLRPAPSEGGQAAVDRIVADLTEFRKGLDHVVVVNVSSTEPPCEPHPAHASLAALEGALETLPPSALYAYAAFRAGCGFVDFTPSTGARLPALDELARAAGQPYAGRDGKTGETLLRSVLAPMFAQRALNVVAWSGTNLLGGGDGATLSDPGAAASKNASKQQVLSQNLGRDVDGEVHIDYVPALGDWKTAWDHVLFEGFLGARMTLQLTWQGCDSALAAPLVLDLARLTGKACRDGVAGPVAEFGFFFKDPVGAGPHDLASQYAALREWAHR
- a CDS encoding MFS transporter yields the protein MPAALLALAISAFGIGTTEFVIMGLLPEVAADFGVSIPSAGLLISGYALGVVVGAPVLTALASRVPRKTVLVALMGLFIAGNVLSALAPSYGLLMTGRVVAALSHGAFFGVGSVVAASLVAPAKQASAIALMFTGLTVANVLGVPAGTALGQAFGWRSTFWVVSALGVAGAIGILALVPHQEPAADAGLRGELAVFRRPQVWLALVMTALGFAGVFASFTYIAPMMTEVAGFSSGAVTWLLVLFGGGLFAGNLLGGRAADRKLMPSLYVILAALAIVLVAFVFTAHAKVPAAITIALFGAAGFATVPPLQARVMAKAAGAPALASAANIAAFNLGNAGGAWLGGQAIEAGLGYTAPNWIGAALAAAGLAVALVSGLLDRRSPASFEAGERVLAR
- a CDS encoding aldo/keto reductase encodes the protein MTSVPVLELNNGVRMPQLGYGVFQIPDDETTTAVKAALDAGYRSIDTAAVYGNEKGVGQAIAESGLARDELFVTTKLWNANQGYDTTLKAFDESMAKLGLEQLDLYLIHWPTPQRDKYLDTWKAFEQLYRDGRVRAIGVSNFQPAHLERLMDASDVVPAVNQIELHPYLQQQEVREFDAKHGIATEAWSPLAKGGSLLGDPVVAELAVKHSRTPAQIVLRWHLQLGNVVIPKSVTPSRIAENFDLFGFTLTEEELESLTPLDRGERTGPDPDSFNAA
- a CDS encoding helix-turn-helix domain-containing protein yields the protein MAQDVFSVEQVAARLGLHVRTVRNYVRDGRLKAVRIGKQYRITAEDLEAFTGLPVAGQAAAATAELSGVVEIGGLDRAGADRIASMVVASVNGPRGGGERPVRAETIYDADRATMKIIVLGDLAAGADLLRWVASVAENLT
- a CDS encoding SAM-dependent methyltransferase; translated protein: MTPGDLRPGTEGGSAALDFSKASLARLSDALLGGHDHYEVDREAMRRLLAIAPGARTMAKEHRDWLVRAVRFLAGKRGIDQFLDLGSGMPTAENTHQVAQRYNPDAQVVYVDNDPVVQVHGRALLEENYLTHVTGADLTRPADTLGDDVVKEYLDFSRPVALILTSIIHHIDDYDRAKKIVGEYVQALAPGSYLLLTHNFDPEEDSPRQELARLLETSFQGTGLGSVYRTREQIEAFFEGTELLRPGLVYLHEWWPDGPRLHPLSELNFLTLGGVARKQ
- a CDS encoding SCO3242 family prenyltransferase, which produces MKALVELVRAPAALTVPGDAVAGAAAAGWPFGRRTLALTGASVCIYWAGMALNDYADRHLDAMERPERPIPSGRVSPGAALGVATGLTAGGLGIAAAAGGKRALRVALPLAATVWAYDFVLKETALGPAAMAAARALDVLLGAGGAKPALPAALTVGAHTYAVTTLSRSEVHGAKPALPAATLAATAGVRVAAGRVGPLASALLGTYALTTGRAQYDAVRDPAAPKIRRAVGAGIHGMIPLQAGLIARTGAWRSALAVAAAFPIARALSRKVSPT
- a CDS encoding ROK family transcriptional regulator — protein: MDSSFALKPVRPADQAAVRRSNLSLVLRHLRDAGPRSRAGIAADTGLNKGTVSSLVAELVERGLVREGDRERAGAVGRPGTIVRLDGRGVGGIGVEINVDYLTALALDLTGAVLFEQRVALDVAALPVEKVLDAGAELTARALRECRRLGVMPAGVTVGIPALVDVASGTVAFAPNLHWTDVGVVRGITERLTRRLGPPSFPIRTANDANLGALGEYAMGSVAGTADLVYLTGEIGVGGGVIAGGRLLGGAEGFSGEIGHIQLDPAGQICGCGRRGCWETLVGLAGMLRLAASPGDPVHDPSLDLEQRLDLIRRRAELKDKRTLDALAQVGTGLGVGAAVLVNVFNPRVVLLGGYFAQLGPYLLGPMLAELESRVIAPGIGGCRVELSWLGFSAASRGGAHVALQAVFDDPALVPVRAERESG
- a CDS encoding MarR family winged helix-turn-helix transcriptional regulator; amino-acid sequence: MSLDDDAVEARAQGWRTLAALHARIEDKLQRALERDHELSVSEYTVLDVLARQDGFHLRMNQLANAVVLSQSATTRLVTRLEGRGLLARYLCADDRRGIYTEVTPAGQALLTSARPTHDSALAEALAEAEALPELSPLVGVLGTLSVPSS
- a CDS encoding sialidase family protein, with protein sequence MIMRIPALLASVLALLAVSGLPAEAETAVPAGFRPASTSWTGPDTGYVLGYAPCAKTKTWCPALLGTTDGGTHWRRLGAPPLPLPDNHNHVALTAVSARVAYVSDGVHVRTTRDGGASWHPVGLIGAREPYYLSKIAETGGRVFAVLTTYGEGRGSTRLYSAAAGSPVLAPVPGFAVTGSLTYGDLSVGGGVQVALGADYGTEEYWTSRDGVRFTRADPPCPDGTVASLANVRERQVVALCSSSPGSPQPGSTERRLRHAPQLGGAFSGSDAAPYTGITQGFGAASPTSATVAAVGGGVGFLHRTADGGRTWTTTALSERGLGLADLDFPGRGTGVVVDGQPDAADGSAVYRTTDGGISWGELRFGQ